TAGTGTGCTGCAGGAGCCAGCGGGCTGGCGATCGCCACTCACCGTCTTATATATGCGTAACCCAAAAAGCCGCATTCGCCAGCAAGCCGGCTCCCACAGGTTTGCTCAGGACAGTGATCAATCAGGCACGCCAAGCGATGCCTACCGATCCCGCCGCTTGTGGCTGCCCCGTTTGGCGACCCGTTGCCACCACGCGTCAACCAGCCCGCTGTCGGCAGGAGCCTGCACGTACGCCGCCAGCAGCTCGCGGATGTCGGCCTCGCTCCAGACCGGTGCGCGACGCAGCAAAGGCTCGATGTCCTTGACCCGGTCGCGCTGACCGAAGATGGACTTGCGCGTCTTTTCCAGGTCAATCAGTTGCGCCATGTACGCCCCGCCACGCGCCTTCATGAATATGTGCTTGGGGTAAAAACAACCGTGTACCTGCCCGGCCTTGTGCAGCGTGCGCGCCAGTTGCCCGCACGCCTGCAGGATCGCCAACCGCTCGGTGGCCGCTCGCTCAGGCCAGTCTTGCAACAACGTATCCAGATCAGTCCAGCCATCCAGCGCGCGGGTCATCAGAATGGCACGGTGTTCGCCGCCTACCTTCCTGTCGGCATAAAACACGGCGTGCAGCGCCGGTATACCCAGCTTCTGATACAGGCTGATATTACGAAACTCTCGTGAGAATGACGGCTCGCCAAGGGGATGATGCAGGGTGTAGGTCAGGTAGTTGCTTTGGCGCTTGAGGTAGTAGCCGGAGCCTTCCAGCTCCAGGCGAAACACACTGCTCCAGCCACCACGACCGGTATTGGGCTCGTCGACCGCATCGAGTTGTACGTCCCATAGCGCCTCAAAGGTTGCCAGGCCGTGTCGTTCGAGCAGACCCCGGTCGGCCTCGGCAATGAAAACAGTCATTCGCGACCCTCAAAAAAACTGACGATGTGGCGAATGCGCTTTTTGTCTGAATCATTCAAGCGTTCACGCCCACGGTATTGCAGATAGAAACGCAGACGCTGGGTGGCTGACAGGTGATATTTGGCAACCTTGTCCAGGCACGCAAGGTCCTTGGTGATCCGATAGCGCAGCATGAAACTGACCCAGAACGCGCCGTTGGGGCAGTCGATCAGGAACACGGTGGATTGATCGTCTACCAGCAAGTTGCGCCACTTCAGATCGTTATGCGTGAAGTGATGGTCGTGCATGGTTCGGGTGTAACGCGCCACCTGCTGACTGACGCCGTTGACCCAGGCGCGGCTGTCTAGACGGGTGTCGTTGAGCCGCGCGAGTTCGGACAGGTCTTCAGTGCGCGGCAGTTCACGGGTGATCAATGCGCCACGGTCGTAGGCGGCACCATTGCGCTCCAGCCCCCATGCAACGACCTCTGCCGTGGGAATACCCCATTTGGCGAAGCGCTTGAGGTTCTGCCACTCGGACTTGACACGAGGACGACCCAGATACCGCCGCAAGCCTTTGCCCGCTGCGACGTAGCGCTTGACGTAATAATTCACGCCGCCGCGTTCGACGCGGATGACTTCCGACAACGGGTCACGCGTCAGCCGCTCGCCTTTAAGGGCGAAAACGGCGTCGAGCGTGCCGAAATCATCCGTCAGCGCCGCGTAGCCAGGCTCCAGATTCCAGCCCGCCATCAGAGCGCGTCCCCGTAGCGCAATTTGC
The nucleotide sequence above comes from Pseudomonas lutea. Encoded proteins:
- a CDS encoding lipopolysaccharide kinase InaA family protein → MAGWNLEPGYAALTDDFGTLDAVFALKGERLTRDPLSEVIRVERGGVNYYVKRYVAAGKGLRRYLGRPRVKSEWQNLKRFAKWGIPTAEVVAWGLERNGAAYDRGALITRELPRTEDLSELARLNDTRLDSRAWVNGVSQQVARYTRTMHDHHFTHNDLKWRNLLVDDQSTVFLIDCPNGAFWVSFMLRYRITKDLACLDKVAKYHLSATQRLRFYLQYRGRERLNDSDKKRIRHIVSFFEGRE
- a CDS encoding lipopolysaccharide kinase InaA family protein, which encodes MTVFIAEADRGLLERHGLATFEALWDVQLDAVDEPNTGRGGWSSVFRLELEGSGYYLKRQSNYLTYTLHHPLGEPSFSREFRNISLYQKLGIPALHAVFYADRKVGGEHRAILMTRALDGWTDLDTLLQDWPERAATERLAILQACGQLARTLHKAGQVHGCFYPKHIFMKARGGAYMAQLIDLEKTRKSIFGQRDRVKDIEPLLRRAPVWSEADIRELLAAYVQAPADSGLVDAWWQRVAKRGSHKRRDR